GCGGATGTCGAGCGGGTGGCCGGTCGTCGCGTCCACGTGGGGCGGGAGCTCGTCGTGGCGGTCGCCCACGGTCGGTGTCCCCGTGGGCTCGAACATGAGGATCGCGGCGCCGGACGGGGCGTGCGGCTTGTGCTCCGTGCCCGCGGGGACGGTGAAGACCGCCCCCTGCGGGAGCAGGACCGTGCGCTCCCCGTCGGGCTCGCGCAGGGAGATGCGCAGCTCGCCGTCGAGCACCAGGAAGAACTCGTCGGTGTCCTCGTGGACGTGCCAGACGTGTTCGCCCTCGACCTTGGCGACACGGACGTCGTAGTCGTTGACGCGCGTGACGATGCGGGGGCTCCACAGGGCGTCGAAGGAGGCCAGCGCCTTGTGGAGGAGGATGGGTTCGCTGTTCATGGGGTTCATGGGCTCATCCTGAGCCGTTTCGCACCGCCGCCGTGAGTGCTAGGAATCGCACATGGCGCAAGAATCCTCGCACGCGGAGCACGCGGAGCACGTGGAGCACGCGGCGGACGCACACCGGGTCGTCGTGATCGTCGACGAGAACTCGAACCCCTTCGAGCTCGGCTGCGCGACCGAGGTCTTCGGTCTGCGCAGACCGGAGATCGGCCGTGACCTCTACGACTTCAGGCTCTGTTCCGCCGAGCCCCGCACCCTGATGAGAGACGGATTCTTCACGCTCACGGGAGTCGCCGGTCTGGAAGCGGCCGACACGGCGGACACCCTGATCGTCCCCAACCGTCCCGACATCGAGGTGCCCCGCCGTCCCGCCGTGCTCGATGCCGTCCGCCGGGCGCACACCCGCGGTGCGCGCCTGGTCGGCTTCTGCAGCGGTGCCTTCACACTGGCCGAGGCCGGAGTCCTGGACGGGCGCAGGGCCACGGCGCACTGGCAGTGGGCGGATTCCTTCCGGGCCCGCTTCCCCTCCGTCCGGCTCGAATCGGACGTGCTGTTCGTGGACGACGGCGACATCCTCACCGCCGCG
The DNA window shown above is from Streptomyces vietnamensis and carries:
- a CDS encoding cupin domain-containing protein translates to MNSEPILLHKALASFDALWSPRIVTRVNDYDVRVAKVEGEHVWHVHEDTDEFFLVLDGELRISLREPDGERTVLLPQGAVFTVPAGTEHKPHAPSGAAILMFEPTGTPTVGDRHDELPPHVDATTGHPLDIRGRPGR
- a CDS encoding GlxA family transcriptional regulator, which produces MAQESSHAEHAEHVEHAADAHRVVVIVDENSNPFELGCATEVFGLRRPEIGRDLYDFRLCSAEPRTLMRDGFFTLTGVAGLEAADTADTLIVPNRPDIEVPRRPAVLDAVRRAHTRGARLVGFCSGAFTLAEAGVLDGRRATAHWQWADSFRARFPSVRLESDVLFVDDGDILTAAGSTAALDLGLHVVRRDHGAEVANSVSRRLVFAAHRDGGQRQFVERPMPDLPDESLVPVLAWAQERLDAPLTVPDLAARAAVSPATLHRRFRAQLGTTPLAWLTGERLALACRLIERGESRFEVVARCSGLGTAAHLRALMRRETGITPSAYRRRFGPEAN